From the Lepisosteus oculatus isolate fLepOcu1 chromosome 1, fLepOcu1.hap2, whole genome shotgun sequence genome, one window contains:
- the naca gene encoding nascent polypeptide-associated complex subunit alpha isoform X3 — protein MPGEATETVPAAEQEMQQPQAETAVGDSAGTVAPSAADVAKPCPEPDVKAAEATLSNGVKNANDEGPIGGACNAKTYDPKEAGKPAESEELQEGMGKDVEDIEAPDSPEAVPASLDTPDPGVAAAERETAEVVVENLAQPGAEDARESEDVASPLPPAASEGTEEAEVSVGLSPSQGSGESETGNGMEENPGAVEEGVLSAGDAGETGASQEVAPGGEAGTGAEEANWEVAPGSEVGTDAKEANQEVAPGGEAGTGAEEANQELAAGGEVGAVAEVANQEVAAGGEEGTIAEAANREVAASNRAGTIAEAVCQEVAVGGEEGTVAEVDTGGEAGSVAEATSQEVAASGEAGTIVDPVKQEVAARGGEGTIAEAANQEVTASSEVQTVVEAANQEVAATSEAPAVAEMANQEVAAVGEEGTIAEATNQEVAASSEAQTVVEAANQEVAATSEAPAVAEMANQEVAAVGEEGTIAEATNQEVAASSEAQTIAEAVCQEVATGSEEGTVAEVSAGGEAGSVTEAANQEAAARGEGTIAIAANQEVAACSEAGAVAEADNQEVAAVGEEGTIAKATNQEVAASSEAQTIAEAVCQEVATGSEEGTVAEVSAGGEAGSVTEAANQEAAARGEGTIAIAANQEVAACSEAGAVAEADSKEVAAAGEEGTIAQATNQEVAAYSEAGAVAEAANQEEAAAGEEGTIAEAVNQEEAAAGDEGTIAEAANQEEAAVGEEGTIAEAANQEEAAVGEEGTIAEAANQEEAAVGEEGTIAEAANQEEAAVGEEGTIAEAANQEEAAVGEEGTIAEAANQEEAAVGEEGTIAEAANQEEAAVGEEGTIAEAANQEEAAVGEEGTIAEAGNQEEAAASEEETIAEAAIKKVAVGGELGAVAEAANQELAVSETVATKAADYFGTVTVPDYADVAAQSYEVTVTVLSNEASQTEADLGSASLPVASQEPSAPAAPPARDAVEKKSAPEDDDELPPLIPPEEPVEIPRFQPPTLADSFPPVKPSPPLPSGSTPKPAPPKAPAQPDPVVKNDKGSGTESDSDESVPELEEQDSAQAQSQQAQLAAAAEIDEEPVSKAKQSRSEKKARKAMSKLGLRQVTGVTRVTIRKSKNILFVITKPDVYKSPASDTYIVFGEAKIEDLSQQAQLAAAEKFKVQGEAVSNIQENTQTPTVQEESEEEEVDETGVEVKDIELVMSQANVSRAKAVRALKNNNNDIVNAIMELTM, from the exons ATGCCTGGTGAAGCCACAGAGACCGTTCCAGCTGCGGAGCAGGAGATGCAGCAGCCACAAGCCGAGACGG CTGTGGGAGACTCTGCCGGCACAGTGGCTCCGTCGGCTGCTGATGTTGCCAAACCGTGTCCTGAGCCGGATGTCAAGGCTGCCGAGGCGACCTTGAGCAACGGTGTGAAAAATGCTAACGACGAGGGACCTATAGGGGGCGCCTGCAACGCGAAGACTTATGATCCGAAGGAGGCCGGGAAACCTGCGGAGAGCGAAGAGCTGCAGGAAGGCATGGGAAAGGATGTTGAGGATATTGAGGCTCCAGACAGCCCCGAGGCTGTCCCGGCAAGCCTGGACACCCCTGATCCTGGGGTTGCAGCTGCAGAGAGGGAAACCGCGGAGGTGGTTGTTGAAAATTTGGCTCAGCCGGGCGCAGAAGATGCTAGGGAGAGTGAAGATGTCGCCAGCCCGCTGCCCCCTGCTGCATCAGAAGGAACTGAAGAGGCCGAGGTGAGTGTTGGCTTGTCGCCCAGTCAGGGGTCTGGCGAATCTGAAACCGGAAACGGGATGGAAGAGAACCCTGGAGCCGTTGAGGAAGGCGTTCTGTCAGCGGGGGATGCTGGAGAGACGGGGGCCAGTCAGGAAGTGGCCCCCGGCGGTGAGGCGGGAACCGGTGCCGAAGAGGCCAATTGGGAAGTGGCTCCCGGCAGCGAGGTGGGAACCGATGCCAAAGAGGCCAATCAGGAAGTGGCCCCCGGCGGTGAGGCGGGAACCGGTGCCGAAGAGGCCAACCAGGAATTGGCTGCCGGCGGAGAGGTGGGAGCTGTTGCCGAAGTGGCAAATCAGGAAGTGGCTGCTGGTGGTGAGGAGGGAACCATAGCCGAAGCCGCCAATCGGGAAGTAGCTGCCAGCAACAGGGCAGGAACCATTGCCGAAGCGGTCTGTCAGGAAGTGGCTGTCGGAGGTGAGGAGGGAACAGTTGCTGAAGTGGACACCGGTGGCGAGGCAGGATCCGTTGCCGAAGCCACAAGTCAAGAAGTGGCTGCAAGTGGTGAGGCGGGAACCATTGTTGACCCAGTCAAACAGGAAGTGGCTGCCAGAGGTGGAGAGGGAACCATCGCCGAAGCCGCCAATCAGGAAGTGACTGCCAGCAGCGAGGTACAAACCGTTGTTGAAGCCGCCAATCAGGAAGTGGCTGCCACCAGCGAGGCACCAGCTGTTGCCGAAATGGCCAATCAGGAAGTGGCTGCTGTAGGTGAAGAGGGAACCATTGCCGAGGCAACCAATCAGGAAGTGGCTGCCAGCAGCGAGGCACAAACCGTTGTTGAAGCCGCCAATCAGGAAGTGGCTGCCACCAGCGAGGCACCAGCTGTTGCCGAAATGGCCAATCAGGAAGTGGCTGCTGTAGGTGAGGAGGGAACCATTGCCGAGGCAACCAATCAGGAAGTGGCTGCCAGCAGCGAGGCACAAACCATTGCCGAAGCGGTCTGTCAGGAAGTGGCCACCGGAAGTGAGGAGGGAACAGTTGCTGAAGTGTCTGCCGGTGGCGAGGCAGGATCCGTTACTGAAGCCGCAAATCAGGAAGCGGCTGCCAGAGGTGAGGGAACCATCGCCATAGCCGCTAATCAGGAAGTGGCTGCCTGCAGCGAGGCGGGAGCTGTTGCTGAAGCGGACAATCAGGAAGTGGCTGCTGTAGGTGAGGAGGGAACCATTGCCAAGGCAACCAATCAGGAAGTGGCTGCCAGCAGCGAGGCACAAACCATTGCCGAAGCGGTCTGTCAGGAAGTGGCCACCGGAAGTGAGGAGGGAACAGTTGCTGAAGTGTCTGCCGGTGGCGAGGCAGGATCCGTTACTGAAGCCGCAAATCAGGAAGCGGCTGCCAGAGGTGAGGGAACCATCGCCATAGCCGCTAATCAGGAAGTGGCTGCCTGCAGCGAGGCGGGAGCTGTTGCTGAAGCGGACAGTAAGGAAGTGGCTGCTGCAGGTGAGGAGGGAACTATCGCCCAGGCAACCAATCAGGAAGTGGCTGCCTACAGTGAGGCGGGAGCTGTTGCCGAAGCGGCCAATCAAGAAGAGGCTGCCGCGGGTGAGGAGGGAACTATCGCCGAAGCGGTCAATCAGGAAGAGGCTGCGGCAGGTGACGAGGGAACTATCGCCGAAGCGGCCAATCAGGAAGAGGCTGCAGTAGGTGAGGAGGGAACCATCGCCGAAGCGGCCAATCAGGAAGAGGCTGCCGTAGGTGAGGAGGGAACCATCGCCGAAGCGGCCAATCAGGAAGAGGCTGCCGTAGGTGAGGAGGGAACCATCGCCGAAGCGGCCAATCAGGAAGAGGCTGCCGTAGGTGAGGAGGGAACCATCGCCGAAGCGGCCAATCAGGAAGAGGCTGCCGTAGGTGAGGAGGGAACCATCGCCGAAGCGGCCAATCAGGAAGAGGCTGCCGTAGGTGAGGAGGGAACCATCGCCGAAGCGGCCAATCAGGAAGAGGCTGCCGTAGGTGAGGAGGGAACCATCGCCGAAGCGGCCAATCAGGAAGAGGCTGCCGTAGGTGAGGAGGGAACCATCGCCGAAGCGGGCAATCAGGAAGAGGCTGCCGCAAGTGAGGAGGAAACCATCGCCGAAGCAGCCATTAAGAAAGTGGCCGTCGGTGGTGAGCTGGGAGCCGTTGCTGAAGctgccaatcaggaactggccGTCTCGGAGACCGTCGCCACTAAGGCCGCGGATTACTTTGGCACGGTGACGGTCCCCGACTACGCCGATGTGGCTGCGCAGAGCTACGAAGTGACCGTGACGGTGCTGTCAAACGAGGCCTCCCAGACCGAGGCGGATCTGGGCAGCGCCAGCCTCCCTGTTGCGTCACAGGAGCCTTCAG CTCCtgcagcccctcctgcccgCGACGCTGTGGAGAAGAAGTCAG CCCCGGAGGACGACGACGAGCTGCCCCCCCTCATCCCCCCCGAGGAGCCCGTGGAAATTCCCCGTTTCCAGCCCCCAACCCTTGCGGATTCCTTCCCCCCAGTGAAACCCAGCCCCCCTCTGCCATCCGGGTCTACCCCCAAGCCGGCGCCGCCCAAGGCCCCTGCCCAGCCGGATCCTGTGGTCAAGAACGACAAGG GGTCAGGCACAGAGTCCGACAGCGACGAATCAGTACCTGAGCTGGAGGAGCAGGACTCGGCACAGGCACAGTCGCAGCAGGCACAG CTCGCGGCCGCAGCCGAAATTGACGAAGAGCCCGTCAGCAAAGCTAAACAGAGCAGGAGTGAGAAGAAGGCACGGAAG GCCATGTCCAAGCTGGGGCTTCGCCAGGTCACGGGGGTCACCAGAGTCACCATCAGGAAGTCCAAGAACATCCTGTTCGTCATCACCAAGCCAGACGTCTACAAGAGCCCCGCGTCAGACACCTACATCGTGTTCGGGGAGGCCAAG attGAAGATCTGTCCCAGCAGGCTCAGCTGGCAGCTGCTGAGAAGTTCAAGGTCCAGGGAGAAGCCGTGTCTAACATCCAGGAAAACACACAGACGCCAACTGTACAGGAAGAGAGCGAGGAGGAAGAG GTGGACGAGACCGGCGTGGAGGTGAAGGACATCGAACTGGTGATGTCACAGGCCAACGTGTCGCGAGCGAAGGCCGTGCGCGCGctgaagaacaacaacaacgacATCGTCAATGCCATCATG GAGCTGACGATGTAA
- the naca gene encoding nascent polypeptide-associated complex subunit alpha isoform X4, with protein MPGEATETVPAAEQEMQQPQAETAVGDSAGTVAPSAADVAKPCPEPDVKAAEATLSNGVKNANDEGPIGGACNAKTYDPKEAGKPAESEELQEGMGKDVEDIEAPDSPEAVPASLDTPDPGVAAAERETAEVVVENLAQPGAEDARESEDVASPLPPAASEGTEEAEVSVGLSPSQGSGESETGNGMEENPGAVEEGVLSAGDAGETGASQEVAPGGEAGTGAEEANWEVAPGSEVGTDAKEANQEVAPGGEAGTGAEEANQELAAGGEVGAVAEVANQEVAAGGEEGTIAEAANREVAASNRAGTIAEAVCQEVAVGGEEGTVAEVDTGGEAGSVAEATSQEVAASGEAGTIVDPVKQEVAARGGEGTIAEAANQEVTASSEVQTVVEAANQEVAATSEAPAVAEMANQEVAAVGEEGTIAEATNQEVAASSEAQTVVEAANQEVAATSEAPAVAEMANQEVAAVGEEGTIAEATNQEVAASSEAQTIAEAVCQEVATGSEEGTVAEVSAGGEAGSVTEAANQEAAARGEGTIAIAANQEVAACSEAGAVAEADNQEVAAVGEEGTIAKATNQEVAASSEAQTIAEAVCQEVATGSEEGTVAEVSAGGEAGSVTEAANQEAAARGEGTIAIAANQEVAACSEAGAVAEADSKEVAAAGEEGTIAQATNQEVAAYSEAGAVAEAANQEEAAAGEEGTIAEAVNQEEAAAGDEGTIAEAANQEEAAVGEEGTIAEAANQEEAAVGEEGTIAEAANQEEAAVGEEGTIAEAANQEEAAVGEEGTIAEAANQEEAAVGEEGTIAEAANQEEAAVGEEGTIAEAANQEEAAVGEEGTIAEAANQEEAAVGEEGTIAEAGNQEEAAASEEETIAEAAIKKVAVGGELGAVAEAANQELAVSETVATKAADYFGTVTVPDYADVAAQSYEVTVTVLSNEASQTEADLGSASLPVASQEPSAPAAPPARDAVEKKSGSGTESDSDESVPELEEQDSAQAQSQQAQLAAAAEIDEEPVSKAKQSRSEKKARKAMSKLGLRQVTGVTRVTIRKSKNILFVITKPDVYKSPASDTYIVFGEAKIEDLSQQAQLAAAEKFKVQGEAVSNIQENTQTPTVQEESEEEEVDETGVEVKDIELVMSQANVSRAKAVRALKNNNNDIVNAIMELTM; from the exons ATGCCTGGTGAAGCCACAGAGACCGTTCCAGCTGCGGAGCAGGAGATGCAGCAGCCACAAGCCGAGACGG CTGTGGGAGACTCTGCCGGCACAGTGGCTCCGTCGGCTGCTGATGTTGCCAAACCGTGTCCTGAGCCGGATGTCAAGGCTGCCGAGGCGACCTTGAGCAACGGTGTGAAAAATGCTAACGACGAGGGACCTATAGGGGGCGCCTGCAACGCGAAGACTTATGATCCGAAGGAGGCCGGGAAACCTGCGGAGAGCGAAGAGCTGCAGGAAGGCATGGGAAAGGATGTTGAGGATATTGAGGCTCCAGACAGCCCCGAGGCTGTCCCGGCAAGCCTGGACACCCCTGATCCTGGGGTTGCAGCTGCAGAGAGGGAAACCGCGGAGGTGGTTGTTGAAAATTTGGCTCAGCCGGGCGCAGAAGATGCTAGGGAGAGTGAAGATGTCGCCAGCCCGCTGCCCCCTGCTGCATCAGAAGGAACTGAAGAGGCCGAGGTGAGTGTTGGCTTGTCGCCCAGTCAGGGGTCTGGCGAATCTGAAACCGGAAACGGGATGGAAGAGAACCCTGGAGCCGTTGAGGAAGGCGTTCTGTCAGCGGGGGATGCTGGAGAGACGGGGGCCAGTCAGGAAGTGGCCCCCGGCGGTGAGGCGGGAACCGGTGCCGAAGAGGCCAATTGGGAAGTGGCTCCCGGCAGCGAGGTGGGAACCGATGCCAAAGAGGCCAATCAGGAAGTGGCCCCCGGCGGTGAGGCGGGAACCGGTGCCGAAGAGGCCAACCAGGAATTGGCTGCCGGCGGAGAGGTGGGAGCTGTTGCCGAAGTGGCAAATCAGGAAGTGGCTGCTGGTGGTGAGGAGGGAACCATAGCCGAAGCCGCCAATCGGGAAGTAGCTGCCAGCAACAGGGCAGGAACCATTGCCGAAGCGGTCTGTCAGGAAGTGGCTGTCGGAGGTGAGGAGGGAACAGTTGCTGAAGTGGACACCGGTGGCGAGGCAGGATCCGTTGCCGAAGCCACAAGTCAAGAAGTGGCTGCAAGTGGTGAGGCGGGAACCATTGTTGACCCAGTCAAACAGGAAGTGGCTGCCAGAGGTGGAGAGGGAACCATCGCCGAAGCCGCCAATCAGGAAGTGACTGCCAGCAGCGAGGTACAAACCGTTGTTGAAGCCGCCAATCAGGAAGTGGCTGCCACCAGCGAGGCACCAGCTGTTGCCGAAATGGCCAATCAGGAAGTGGCTGCTGTAGGTGAAGAGGGAACCATTGCCGAGGCAACCAATCAGGAAGTGGCTGCCAGCAGCGAGGCACAAACCGTTGTTGAAGCCGCCAATCAGGAAGTGGCTGCCACCAGCGAGGCACCAGCTGTTGCCGAAATGGCCAATCAGGAAGTGGCTGCTGTAGGTGAGGAGGGAACCATTGCCGAGGCAACCAATCAGGAAGTGGCTGCCAGCAGCGAGGCACAAACCATTGCCGAAGCGGTCTGTCAGGAAGTGGCCACCGGAAGTGAGGAGGGAACAGTTGCTGAAGTGTCTGCCGGTGGCGAGGCAGGATCCGTTACTGAAGCCGCAAATCAGGAAGCGGCTGCCAGAGGTGAGGGAACCATCGCCATAGCCGCTAATCAGGAAGTGGCTGCCTGCAGCGAGGCGGGAGCTGTTGCTGAAGCGGACAATCAGGAAGTGGCTGCTGTAGGTGAGGAGGGAACCATTGCCAAGGCAACCAATCAGGAAGTGGCTGCCAGCAGCGAGGCACAAACCATTGCCGAAGCGGTCTGTCAGGAAGTGGCCACCGGAAGTGAGGAGGGAACAGTTGCTGAAGTGTCTGCCGGTGGCGAGGCAGGATCCGTTACTGAAGCCGCAAATCAGGAAGCGGCTGCCAGAGGTGAGGGAACCATCGCCATAGCCGCTAATCAGGAAGTGGCTGCCTGCAGCGAGGCGGGAGCTGTTGCTGAAGCGGACAGTAAGGAAGTGGCTGCTGCAGGTGAGGAGGGAACTATCGCCCAGGCAACCAATCAGGAAGTGGCTGCCTACAGTGAGGCGGGAGCTGTTGCCGAAGCGGCCAATCAAGAAGAGGCTGCCGCGGGTGAGGAGGGAACTATCGCCGAAGCGGTCAATCAGGAAGAGGCTGCGGCAGGTGACGAGGGAACTATCGCCGAAGCGGCCAATCAGGAAGAGGCTGCAGTAGGTGAGGAGGGAACCATCGCCGAAGCGGCCAATCAGGAAGAGGCTGCCGTAGGTGAGGAGGGAACCATCGCCGAAGCGGCCAATCAGGAAGAGGCTGCCGTAGGTGAGGAGGGAACCATCGCCGAAGCGGCCAATCAGGAAGAGGCTGCCGTAGGTGAGGAGGGAACCATCGCCGAAGCGGCCAATCAGGAAGAGGCTGCCGTAGGTGAGGAGGGAACCATCGCCGAAGCGGCCAATCAGGAAGAGGCTGCCGTAGGTGAGGAGGGAACCATCGCCGAAGCGGCCAATCAGGAAGAGGCTGCCGTAGGTGAGGAGGGAACCATCGCCGAAGCGGCCAATCAGGAAGAGGCTGCCGTAGGTGAGGAGGGAACCATCGCCGAAGCGGGCAATCAGGAAGAGGCTGCCGCAAGTGAGGAGGAAACCATCGCCGAAGCAGCCATTAAGAAAGTGGCCGTCGGTGGTGAGCTGGGAGCCGTTGCTGAAGctgccaatcaggaactggccGTCTCGGAGACCGTCGCCACTAAGGCCGCGGATTACTTTGGCACGGTGACGGTCCCCGACTACGCCGATGTGGCTGCGCAGAGCTACGAAGTGACCGTGACGGTGCTGTCAAACGAGGCCTCCCAGACCGAGGCGGATCTGGGCAGCGCCAGCCTCCCTGTTGCGTCACAGGAGCCTTCAG CTCCtgcagcccctcctgcccgCGACGCTGTGGAGAAGAAGTCAG GGTCAGGCACAGAGTCCGACAGCGACGAATCAGTACCTGAGCTGGAGGAGCAGGACTCGGCACAGGCACAGTCGCAGCAGGCACAG CTCGCGGCCGCAGCCGAAATTGACGAAGAGCCCGTCAGCAAAGCTAAACAGAGCAGGAGTGAGAAGAAGGCACGGAAG GCCATGTCCAAGCTGGGGCTTCGCCAGGTCACGGGGGTCACCAGAGTCACCATCAGGAAGTCCAAGAACATCCTGTTCGTCATCACCAAGCCAGACGTCTACAAGAGCCCCGCGTCAGACACCTACATCGTGTTCGGGGAGGCCAAG attGAAGATCTGTCCCAGCAGGCTCAGCTGGCAGCTGCTGAGAAGTTCAAGGTCCAGGGAGAAGCCGTGTCTAACATCCAGGAAAACACACAGACGCCAACTGTACAGGAAGAGAGCGAGGAGGAAGAG GTGGACGAGACCGGCGTGGAGGTGAAGGACATCGAACTGGTGATGTCACAGGCCAACGTGTCGCGAGCGAAGGCCGTGCGCGCGctgaagaacaacaacaacgacATCGTCAATGCCATCATG GAGCTGACGATGTAA
- the naca gene encoding nascent polypeptide-associated complex subunit alpha isoform X7, whose protein sequence is MPGEATETVPAAEQEMQQPQAETAPAAPPARDAVEKKSAPEDDDELPPLIPPEEPVEIPRFQPPTLADSFPPVKPSPPLPSGSTPKPAPPKAPAQPDPVVKNDKGSGTESDSDESVPELEEQDSAQAQSQQAQLAAAAEIDEEPVSKAKQSRSEKKARKAMSKLGLRQVTGVTRVTIRKSKNILFVITKPDVYKSPASDTYIVFGEAKIEDLSQQAQLAAAEKFKVQGEAVSNIQENTQTPTVQEESEEEEVDETGVEVKDIELVMSQANVSRAKAVRALKNNNNDIVNAIMELTM, encoded by the exons ATGCCTGGTGAAGCCACAGAGACCGTTCCAGCTGCGGAGCAGGAGATGCAGCAGCCACAAGCCGAGACGG CTCCtgcagcccctcctgcccgCGACGCTGTGGAGAAGAAGTCAG CCCCGGAGGACGACGACGAGCTGCCCCCCCTCATCCCCCCCGAGGAGCCCGTGGAAATTCCCCGTTTCCAGCCCCCAACCCTTGCGGATTCCTTCCCCCCAGTGAAACCCAGCCCCCCTCTGCCATCCGGGTCTACCCCCAAGCCGGCGCCGCCCAAGGCCCCTGCCCAGCCGGATCCTGTGGTCAAGAACGACAAGG GGTCAGGCACAGAGTCCGACAGCGACGAATCAGTACCTGAGCTGGAGGAGCAGGACTCGGCACAGGCACAGTCGCAGCAGGCACAG CTCGCGGCCGCAGCCGAAATTGACGAAGAGCCCGTCAGCAAAGCTAAACAGAGCAGGAGTGAGAAGAAGGCACGGAAG GCCATGTCCAAGCTGGGGCTTCGCCAGGTCACGGGGGTCACCAGAGTCACCATCAGGAAGTCCAAGAACATCCTGTTCGTCATCACCAAGCCAGACGTCTACAAGAGCCCCGCGTCAGACACCTACATCGTGTTCGGGGAGGCCAAG attGAAGATCTGTCCCAGCAGGCTCAGCTGGCAGCTGCTGAGAAGTTCAAGGTCCAGGGAGAAGCCGTGTCTAACATCCAGGAAAACACACAGACGCCAACTGTACAGGAAGAGAGCGAGGAGGAAGAG GTGGACGAGACCGGCGTGGAGGTGAAGGACATCGAACTGGTGATGTCACAGGCCAACGTGTCGCGAGCGAAGGCCGTGCGCGCGctgaagaacaacaacaacgacATCGTCAATGCCATCATG GAGCTGACGATGTAA